ATGCTTGAATAATATAAACCATCCTTGAAAAGGTACAACTTAGCCAAACAATCATTCATTTAGGTTTCGttgtttttccttcaaaaAGCTTAAGGTTATATTtctctgaaaaagaaagtttcTGGGTCTTGGTGAACGTTGGAGCAAGGTATGAAAGCGACAATTTGTAGCCTATATATGAAACCCTTCGAGCAGAACAGTAATAACAACGAAATTGTTTATAGGCAATATTTACGAGTCTTATATTATGCCTTCAAGCCAAACTAACCGTATGATCATTTGAGAGAtaccaaaagaagaaaagaagaatttaGGAGAGAGAGATCAAAATTCCCACCAATAGAGGCTGGAATGCATCCAAAAGTTAAGATTTTTATGGGTAACCTGTAAGGTCAAGAGCCGCCCGTGGAATATACTGGATGGCGCAACAAGCTTTCATGTCCTGCAAAAGGCAATCATGAGCAGAAGCAGAAATTTGGTAGGTTAGAGCTCATATTTTGGTCATATTATATACTTCAAAAGTAGATTATCTGTGacatctaaataaaaaaaaaataagtagcATTTAGTTCAATTGGACTTTtgggaaaggaaaaaacagaAGTGAACTAATAAGATTCAAACATACCAAATGGATCAAAGCCGCCAACAAAAAGCTCAATAATATCCAACAGAAATAGTGGATCAAAAACAAAGCTGCAAGCAGCgctcttcttttcttgggTTTTGATGATGGGAAAATTTACAATGTAATACCATCACCAAAAGCTATTAGCTGTCCAAGCACGGTTCTCACACGGAACTGCAAAGGAGAAAAGACAGGTTATTAGGGTAATACATAAAGGGGAAGGGGGGGGNNNNNNNNNNNNNNNNNNNNNNNNNNNNNNNNNNNNNNNNNNNNNNNNNNNNNNNNNNNNNNNNNNNNNNNNNNNNNNNNNNNNNNNNNNNNNNNNNNNNNNNNNNNNNNNNNNNNNNNNNNNNNNNNNNNNNGGGGGGGGTAGAAAGCAGGACTTAAATGGTAAACATCACCTTTACATCCAGGCACGGATCATTGGCCATATTCTTAATTTGAGAAACAATACCAGCATTCCGTAGCTTCGTAACCCGACCTAGAGCATACGTACTTGAAGGTGAAGTAAGATTAATTATTGCCCAGACAGCAGCAATTCGAAGCTGACTGTTGTCACTCTGCAAAAACTTGATCACAAATGACTGGACCACTTCATCTCCTTGTGGAAATAGTTGCTTCATGACCCCTTCCTTATGAAGCTCATTTCCACTAGCAACATTGCAAAGTACATACATTCCCTGCATcagtcaaaattaaaaaattactcaacTAAATGAAGCTTATCATTTTCTGCTTTAACCCCTCTTCTTCATTCTGATGTTGTTTACTTAATAGTTAACGGATATTTTACGGAGTCCTATAAGATTCCGGAAGTATCATGGCTCACAATTTCAAAGTCCTTATCAATGTGTACATACACTCATGCCAAGTACCATGAGCTAATATTAGAGTCCTTTAGTACCGCTTCGAAATGAATCGCCTGAAACTTAATTGTTCAATTAGGCAGACAACATGGACATTATCcatcagagagagagagagggaagggGGATAGGAAACGAGGAACTTTTATCAACAAGGAAGTGGGAAGAATAGCCTAAGGGCCAGAGAGAGAAAACCCCCTCCCACAAAACTTCATCAAGACAGCATTGGGGTTGAAGCACCACCACGAGGAGGTAAGTTGTACATTGCTACAAAAGTACTGTATATTGACTTccttatctaaaaaaaaaatcatggtttctttaaaatacatttaagcATTTCAGTCAGAACAAGCACCTCCGGCACTTCAGCTGAGTAATCTTTTTCCTATGAAAGAAATCTACTACCATCATTCTCAGTTTTCCCATCAATATTAGATCCCTTAAGAAATTTCAGATTCTTCCTTCCATATTTAGTGTCGGTTTTCTAGATAAGAGCAAGGTAGACATGTAAAAAATAGGAACTCTAGGCAAATGGAACTAAAACCAAGTGGGGAAGGGTATTGAAACTCGTACAGAAAGGAGAGAGTTCTTCATTTCGCAAGTTTTCCAAAGGACATTTGCCCAACCAATTTCCagatagaaaattttggatttccATCTACAACCAGTAAGATAAAGGCCACATGCTTACAACACAAGTAAAGATGTCGTTTCCCTTGTCCTTTCTTCACTTGAAGTCATACTTTCCACTTTTGACCGACTTTTTCCATCCATAACTGTGTTTGCTCCTTTTTaagagaataaggaaataattttattggtGAATGATATTATacatgaaaggaaaagtctcACAGAATCCCAGAGAATCGTTTAAAGGTCCTTGTGAcctttaaaatagaaatatctCTCTAGTTTGTCACTCTAGGTAAATTAGTAATGCAGATTGTCAGCCTGTTATGAGATCTTCCAGGAGGTAGAACATAAATTCTGTAGCATTTTAATCAACTAGGGTGTCTATTTTGGTAAGGTAACATAGTTACTGTATGTTCATCATGGCTGTTATTAGCCATTATTAAGCTGAGCTCAGAGTTGCCTCGTTACTATTGATAACTAATACCACTTTGTAAAATGAGGCTCTTTTTTCGACATAGACTGCCTCAGAATCATTCTTAGCTTTTTCCTCtcccaaaaaaaatacataccTTTTGAGTATACATCACATTCAAAagtcaaaaacaaaagaaaactaacCTGCACTCCAATTTCGTCTCTTGAAGTACTTTGCAATTGCCGGCCAATAGTGTCCAATATGATGCCATCTTCAGCAAACACATAGTCAATTGAGTCCTCACATCCATCAATAAGATTGCGCACAAGGGCCATAGCATGCTCCTGAACGGAAGGCTCAGGATCTGAAACATAAACATACGCAGCAATAttgattatataaaaaataaaatcaaccaTCAGAACGGACAAACAGGCTTCGACAATACCACAGACAAGGCTGGCTAACAATGAAGCTGTTAACTCCACAAAGATCCCTGCTTTACACATGTTGTTTGCGAAGAATATTAAATTCCTTAAAGCCCGCAACGCATTCAGCCTTATGTCCAAGTCCATAGACTTTGATAATCGAACCAGCTCTTTCACACCTCCACATTCAATAAATATTGATCTCTTTGTTGAAAAGTCGACAACTATGTTGCTAATAGCACCAAGTGCTGCAACCTGGTCAAGGAGTATGAAATGATAATTATTGCGCAAGACCTACTGGACAGTTTTCCAAACAAACCCTTTCTATCTGAACATTCAATGGCTTAAAAAGTAGGATGATTCCCACTATATGGAAACTTAAGTAAGATAAATAGGCATACCTGAACAGTATTAGAAGGATCATGTAAAAGCTGAACTAAGGGAAAGACAACTGCTTCGTTCATAAAGTAACCAGCACTCAAATTCTGAATAGGGTGCCATTAAAAAGCAATGTTAAGGAAAAAGACGGTGTATGAATATCAGAATAGCTAATGTTAATATAACATTACATACCTTGATTGATCGAGAGACACTTCTCAAGCAAGTGCAAGCTGCGGTTCGTATGTCACTACTTTCATGTTTTAGGGCATTGATCACTATGTTCATTACCTAGGTCatgattataaacaaataaataaaattcataaacattAGCAAgttcaattcaaataaatttcagaTTTGTTAACCTCCATCAGTTGGCAGCTTAGTTAAATAATCAAAAggtaaaataaagaagaagaaaaaattgagtaCTGACTACAATTATTATACTTCCACAAATATGTTGCTTCtgcttccttcttttcttttctgtttccattttatttttaatctttgatTCAATTGGAACAGACCAGttgatataatttaactttttttgcTTGAAAAGTTTGGATGACATGAAATCAGATAACAGAGACAGCTTTgccaaacaaatatttttattgtaggAAACcgaacaaatatttttattgtaggAAACcgaacaaatatttttattgtaggAAACCGANaaaaaaaaaaaaaaaaaaaaaaaaaaaaaaaaaaacctttgtaATAAGGATCACTTGCAACTTAAGGCAGAAATAACCACTGGCAAATATTCAAATCGACAAGCAAACAATTTTAGATATCAATTAACTTAGGTACCACTGGACTACAAAACTGCACAAGTTAAATACATCGTAATTGATaaatgttacaaaaaaaaccaaaaaaggtGACTTAATAAGTTAATGCAATCAAGATAAGAAACAAACCTGCAATGAGAGAAACCTAGACCTACAGCTCTCCAACTTTGAGCACAGATGAGAAAAAGCCAGCAATATTCCTTGTAAGCGTCTAGGACTTAACTGATCCTTTTGCAAGTGATTGTAAAACTTATCAATTGCATTTGCCTCAAAAGCAAGTTTCTGTAGCTCCTCCTTCTCAGCAAGTAAAGTcgaaaaaatgaaggaagcTTCATCTCCAACTTGACCTGGATTGTCGAGAAGCTCGAGCAAACTATgtatcaatttcatttttattcctATATCTTGCAGATAACAAGGTGACGAATTCCTTATAACAATCAAGCATACGCAGGCTAGCAATCTTGTCTTGGGATTTCTATCCTTCATCAATTCAATTATGTATCTCAAACAATCTTCTCTGCCAGGTTGCATGAACTTTTCTATGGCTTCAAcattattcttaaatattgTAGCAATAGACTCTAAACTAGCATCCCTTTGACTTAGAGATCCATCAAGAAGGCCAATAAGCTTCTCTAGAACTCCACCATGAAACAATGCCTTCTGCTCTGCAATTGTCTCACAGGAGTGAACGATGATACTTGCCCCAAGTCCAgtcacattttcattttgactATTCaataatgaaagaagaaatttggCGTTTTCCTGCTGAAGGAAATCATACTTAGGAGCCAACTTTGATTGATAAATCATTCTTAGCGAGCGAGCTCCCGCATCaacaacctaaaaaaaaaaaaaaaaaaaattcacattaTGATCgaaatttgagtttaattgcaaataaaatctaaagaaGACAGCCACAAaggtttttattataaacacaACAAATTCTTGTAAAACATTAAGGAATGGTGTATAAAAAGAAAGGTTGAATTGGACATAAGGTCCATTACAATTACTctcaatcaacaaaacaaattgTCTTATTTAAGGACTTTACAAGTGGTGCCAGTATCAATTTAGAAGACTATTAAATCCAATAAGAATTTGGAAGGAACAACTCCAATTTTGCTTAAACTTTTTTCCCTCCAAAAGATTATCATCTACCCTCAGCTCCTGGAAGTGTTTTTTGACTGATTGGTAGTGTTGTATATTGATAGCTCAATGTTGATGACAGGATTCTGAGGTGGCAAAGCTGAAGTATACCTGGTGATATGCTGTAATTGACCCATTTCTGACATGGGTTATGAATCAGCTCAACTTAAGGCGGAGCTGATGAAGTTATATGTCATGCGGGATGTGCTGCTACACAGCAAAATTCTGTTATCCCTACAGCTGGAGCATGTGTTTAGCACGGCAGCGAGCATCTGTACCTGATTGATTTAATTGTTTTCAGAGAGTGAAAAATAGGTCcttgtctttgttttttttattgagagTGGGCTgagtatttttctctttactGAAGAGAGATTTCTCTAAAGAGTGTGAGTCCTTCGTGTAGTGATTTATATAGGGTTCATGGGAAGCACTCTGCAATGTTCGAGTTATTGGAGTAGTGAAGAAGACAATCGCAATCTCACTGTATCGTTCAAGAGCTACATCTGGCTTGATATATCTAATGGAAGTGCCTAAGTGGATGTAGATCAATATTTGGATCAAACCACTATAAATCGGTTGTTTCTCTcttattcttcaaatttcctcTTTGTTCATTGTTGATAAAATGTGCATGTTGCTCAACTTGTTCTTGTTGATAATAGCTGTTTGTTTTCTGATTAATTACAAAATCGGATATCAAAAGGTAGTTCTAAAAGAGTATTTAAGGAATCTGCTAACCAAGCCAAAAGAGATTAGAGAGAAGGGTTGCCTTCCCACAATCGAAAAGTCTAGCTTTGCTACCTTTAAAAACTAGTCCAGTTCCAAGTTCCAAGTTCCAAGGagatcttctttttcatttgaacCGAACATTTCTTGTAGTTCGAAGAGGCCATAATAGAGAAGATTAGAGAAATGGTCGACGCCACAGAACTGGAACTTAAAATTAAGTTATGAAATTGATGCTTTAATCAACTAAATAAGATACAATCCAAGCCTTTGTAACTTAAAATTAGGCGCAGAAATGCAAATTGCAATTGCTCAACACCAGATACTCCTCAATTTCCCCAGAAATGCAATTCCCAAATTGGATTAAAATcgatagaaaagaaaaaaaaaaaacaagagaaaagtCGAGGAGAGGGACACCTTGGGATCGGGATCGGAAAGCAATCGAAGCAATCGAGGGAAGGCTCCAGCATCGAGAACGGCGGAAACACCAACGTCGACGCC
This sequence is a window from Cucurbita pepo subsp. pepo cultivar mu-cu-16 chromosome LG04, ASM280686v2, whole genome shotgun sequence. Protein-coding genes within it:
- the LOC111792936 gene encoding uncharacterized protein C26H5.04-like isoform X2 translates to MIYQSKLAPKYDFLQQENAKFLLSLLNSQNENVTGLGASIIVHSCETIAEQKALFHGGVLEKLIGLLDGSLSQRDASLESIATIFKNNVEAIEKFMQPGREDCLRYIIELMKDRNPKTRLLACVCLIVIRNSSPCYLQDIGIKMKLIHSLLELLDNPGQVGDEASFIFSTLLAEKEELQKLAFEANAIDKFYNHLQKDQLSPRRLQGILLAFSHLCSKLESCRSRFLSLQVMNIVINALKHESSDIRTAACTCLRSVSRSIKNLSAGYFMNEAVVFPLVQLLHDPSNTVQVAALGAISNIVVDFSTKRSIFIECGGVKELVRLSKSMDLDIRLNALRALRNLIFFANNMCKAGIFVELTASLLASLVCDPEPSVQEHAMALVRNLIDGCEDSIDYVFAEDGIILDTIGRQLQSTSRDEIGVQGMYVLCNVASGNELHKEGVMKQLFPQGDEVVQSFVIKFLQSDNSQLRIAAVWAIINLTSPSSTYALGRVTKLRNAGIVSQIKNMANDPCLDVKFRVRTVLGQLIAFGDGITL
- the LOC111792936 gene encoding uncharacterized protein C26H5.04-like isoform X1, whose translation is MPTSASSATPKPSSELVARLTAADAAVKLKALRDIKNQIIGNRTKKLSFIKLGVVPHVAAVLSSTSDPNILVQSAAVLGSFSCGVDVGVSAVLDAGAFPRLLRLLSDPDPKVVDAGARSLRMIYQSKLAPKYDFLQQENAKFLLSLLNSQNENVTGLGASIIVHSCETIAEQKALFHGGVLEKLIGLLDGSLSQRDASLESIATIFKNNVEAIEKFMQPGREDCLRYIIELMKDRNPKTRLLACVCLIVIRNSSPCYLQDIGIKMKLIHSLLELLDNPGQVGDEASFIFSTLLAEKEELQKLAFEANAIDKFYNHLQKDQLSPRRLQGILLAFSHLCSKLESCRSRFLSLQVMNIVINALKHESSDIRTAACTCLRSVSRSIKNLSAGYFMNEAVVFPLVQLLHDPSNTVQVAALGAISNIVVDFSTKRSIFIECGGVKELVRLSKSMDLDIRLNALRALRNLIFFANNMCKAGIFVELTASLLASLVCDPEPSVQEHAMALVRNLIDGCEDSIDYVFAEDGIILDTIGRQLQSTSRDEIGVQGMYVLCNVASGNELHKEGVMKQLFPQGDEVVQSFVIKFLQSDNSQLRIAAVWAIINLTSPSSTYALGRVTKLRNAGIVSQIKNMANDPCLDVKFRVRTVLGQLIAFGDGITL